One window from the genome of Alnus glutinosa chromosome 13, dhAlnGlut1.1, whole genome shotgun sequence encodes:
- the LOC133854299 gene encoding beta-galactosidase 15-like, with translation MASIFLLISAFFFFSLPSFHALNVSHDGRAITIDGERRILLSGSIHYPRSTPGMWPSLIKKAKEGGINTIETYVFWNAHEAQRRQYDFKGNLDLVRFLKTIQDEGLYAVLRIGPYVCAEWNYGGFPVWLHNIPGIKFRTKNDVFMNEMSNFTTVIVDMMKHENLFASQGGPIIISQIENEYGNVIGSYGNDGKEYVQWCATLAESYQIGVPWVMCQESDAPSPMINTCNGWYCDQFTPNNPNSPKMWTENWTGWFKGWGLQDPHRTAEDLSFAVARFFQYGGTFQNYYMYHGGTNFGRTSGGPYITTSYDYDAPLDEYGNLNQPKWGHLKQLHLLLRGMEKVLTHGSVRSIEYGNMMTATIYSYGGQSSCFFGNANSKDDATINFENTMYNVPAWSVTILPDCFTEVYNTAKVNSQTSVMVKKENVADNFEEPYTLKWQWRDEGFEHSNKNGIVEDSLMTVEQLLDQKAVSNDTSDYLWYITSFHVNNTDPILGKETTLQVNTAGHVIHAFVNGRHVGSQYAQNGKYSFTFESKIKLNVGRNEIALLSVTVGLPNYGANFDLVQTGISGPVNVVGRERLDELTQKLGDQKYIIQDVTKELAFSKWTYKIGLRGERQQLHDPILSHRWRWIGDNLPTNKMFVWYKTTFKAPIGSDPVVVDLMGLGKGHAWVNGQSIGRYWLSYLANEDGCSPTCDYRGTYSNSKCLTNCGKPSQRWYHVPRDFLKDDDNTLVVFEEFGGSPWNVKFQTVTVGTACANAYEGNTLDLSCQGGSVISQIRFASFGSPKGACGSFSAGQCESPSALSAIQKVCVGKESCSIDVSENHLGPTGCKDTNRLAVEIIC, from the exons ATGGCctctattttcttattgatctctgctttctttttcttcagtttACCTTCTTTCCATGCCCTTAATGTTTCACATGATGGAAGAGCAATTACTATCGATGGAGAAAGGAGAATTCTATTGTCTGGTTCAATTCATTATCCCCGCAGTACTCCTGGA ATGTGGCCATCCTTgattaaaaaagcaaaagaggGTGGGATAAATACAATTGAGACTTATGTTTTTTGGAATGCTCATGAAGCTCAACGTCGTCAG tatgACTTCAAAGGAAATCTTGACCTTGTAAGATTTCTCAAAACCATACAAGATGAAGGACTTTATGCCGTTCTTAGGATTGGGCCATATGTCTGTGCAGAATGGAATTACgg AGGGTTTCCAGTATGGTTGCACAACATTCCAGGCATCAAGTTCAGGACCAAAAATGATGTGTTTATG AACGAGATGTCAAATTTTACGACGGTGATTGTAGACATGATGAAACATGAGAATCTCTTTGCTTCACAAGGCGGGCCTATAATTATTTCTCAG ATTGAAAACGAGTACGGGAATGTTATTGGGTCGTATGGAAATGATGGAAAAGAATACGTTCAATGGTGTGCTACTTTGGCTGAATCTTACCAAATCGGTGTTCCTTGGGTTATGTGTCAAGAATCGGATGCTCCATCCCCAATG ATCAATACTTGCAATGGTTGGTATTGTGATCAATTCACCCCTAACAATCCCAATAGTCCTAAAATGTGGACTGAGAATTGGACTGGctg GTTCAAGGGTTGGGGTTTGCAAGATCCACACAGAACCGCTGAAGACCTTTCTTTTGCTGTTGCACGGTTTTTTCAATATGGTGGCACTTTTCAAAACTATTACATG TACCATGGTGGCACTAATTTTGGCCGCACATCAGGGGGTCCATACATTACCACATCATATGATTACGATGCACCACTAGATGAATATg GGAACTTGAACCAACCAAAGTGGGGACATCTAAAGCAACTTCATCTCCTTCTAAGAGGGATGGAGAAGGTTCTAACTCACGGTTCTGTGAGAAGTATTGAATATGGGAATATGATGACG GCCACAATTTACAGTTATGGTGGACAATCAAGTTGTTTCTTTGGAAATGCAAATTCAAAAGACGATGCAACAATCAACTTCGAGAACACCATGTACAATGTACCAGCTTGGTCTGTCACCATCCTTCCTGATTGCTTTACTGAAGTCTACAACACTGCTAAG GTTAATAGTCAAACATCAGTAATGGTGAAGAAGGAAAATGTAGCAGATAATTTTGAAGAACCTTACACATTGAAATGGCAATGGAGAGATGAAGGCTTTGAGCATAGCAACAAAAATGGCATTGTTGAAGATAGTCTAATGACCGTTGAACAACTTTTAGACCAAAAGGCTGTCTCAAATGATACCAGTGACTACCTCTGGTATATCACCAG TTTCCATGTCAATAATACTGACCCAATTTTGGGCAAAGAGACAACGTTGCAAGTAAATACCGCTGGACATGTAATTCATGCATTCGTCAATGGAAGACATGTTg GATCCCAATATGCTCAAAATGGAAAATACAGCTTCACTTTTGagagtaaaataaaattgaacgtTGGGAGGAATGAAATAGCTTTGCTTAGTGTCACCGTTGGACTGCCC AATTACGGTGCAAACTTTGATTTGGTGCAAACTGGTATTTCTGGTCCGGTTAATGTGGTCGGGAGAGAGAGACTTGATGAACTTACCCAAAAATTGGGTGACCAGAAGTATATCATTCAGGATGTAACCAAGGAACTAGCTTTCAGCAAATGGACGTATAAGATTGGATTGCGCGGTGAACGACAACAACTCCATGATCCTATACTCTCGCATAGATGGAGGTGGATTGGAGATAATCTTCCAACAAACAAGATGTTTGTTTGGTACAAG ACAACGTTTAAGGCGCCAATAGGGAGTGATCCAGTTGTGGTGGATTTGATGGGTTTGGGGAAGGGACATGCATGGGTGAATGGCCAGAGCATTGGGAGGTATTGGCTAAGTTACCTCGCAAATGAAGATGGGTGTTCTCCAACGTGTGATTATCGTGGAACATACTCTAACAGTAAATGCTTGACTAATTGTGGGAAGCCTTCTCAACGATG GTACCATGTGCCTCGAGATTTTCTCAAAGACGATGACAACACCTTAGTTGTGTTTGAAGAGTTCGGAGGAAGCCCTTGGAATGTTAAGTTTCAGACTGTCACTGTTGGTACAGCTTGTGCAAATGCTTATGAAGGAAACACCTTGGATTTGTCATGCCAAGGAGGCAGTGTTATATCCCAAATCAGATTTGCTAGCTTTGGTTCACCAAAAGGTGCTTGTGGATCTTTCAGTGCTGGCCAGTGTGAGTCTCCTAGTGCTTTGTCAGCCATCCAAAAG GTGTGTGTCGGCAAAGAAAGTTGTTCCATTGATGTCTCAGAAAACCACCTTGGACCTACTGGTTGCAAAGACACTAATAGACTGGCTGTTGAAATTATCTGTTAG